From a region of the Impatiens glandulifera chromosome 4, dImpGla2.1, whole genome shotgun sequence genome:
- the LOC124935277 gene encoding uncharacterized protein LOC124935277 → MTSFWVAEHRVPLEFCLQLTWLTNGMAETTVTEFPGQISWKSALTLKKIVNKFEEMDLLESVYNTQFRSLFTAPLLQFSGSIEMIAMQETVGDDEKVNDGTDGKDDVMEDNEKVEDERKDNDEKVDDDEKVEDERKDNDAKVEDVKIEVEAKLEDGEKLDGVARVDDVEVDLKLKDLKVKVKDEKTVGDVKANDDNDDNDDFQLYNTPPKGNYGRRVRKPKKDDSYTNLSLSKMPKTKDPMKVNHLQKFDDELLDKVKAWLDDPKTDNSTTDLHTVQAKKEVLVRVVTRLTWIEDTEIDAFCHLLRKRISCYPKTYKNTHAAIGDCVLSDRIRRQHRAFIKDPAKYPVDEFKDYYMGAPHRYMPEWSTIDDVYMPVNINQKHWILCVARLQKYRIDVYDCDAYLYKNLDPYLKPFCDMIPFIFAKTITPGERVRYPNFNFEGPLQPMTYKRFPHPKVKTAAAKVGEVPRATESGDCGVFTLMYMEHLTANQPVHNVTSENMGFLGRRWRSGYSIRLWNLKHYFV, encoded by the exons atggcagaaacaacTGTTACTGAGTTTCCCGGTCAGATTTCGTGGAAAAGTGCCCTcaccctgaagaagattgtgaataagttcgaggaaatggatcttcTAGAGAGTGTGTACAATACCCAGTTCAGATCCTTATTCACAGCCCCCCTCCTGCAGTTCTCAGGAAGTATT GAGATGATAGCGATGCAGGAGACTGTGggggatgatgagaaggtgaATGATGGGACTGATGGGAAAGACGATGTAATGGAGGacaatgagaag gtggaggatgaaagAAAAGACAACGATGAGAAGgtagatgatgatgagaaggtggaggatgaacgAAAAGACAACGATGCGAAGGTGGAGGACGTAAAGATAGAGGTTGAGGCTAAATTGGAGGACGGTGAGAAGCTGGATGGTGTGGCTAGGGTGGATGATGTGGAGGTTGATCTGAAACTGAAGGATTtgaaagtgaaggtgaaggatgagaAGACTGTGGGGGATGTGAAGGCaaatgatgacaatgatgacAATGACGATTTCCAGTTATACAATACTCCTCCTAAAGGAAATTATGGGAGGAGAGTGAGGAAGCCGAAAAAAGATGACTCGTACACCAACCTTTCCTTGTCAAAAATGCCCAAGACAAAGGATCCTATGAAAGTGAAtcaccttcaaaaatttgatgatgagctacTGGATAAAGTAAAGGCGTGGTTGGATGATCCAAAAACCGATAATTCGACAACGGATTTACATACggttcaagcaaagaaggaagTGTTGGTTAGAGTTGTAACAAGGCTTACATGGATTGAAGACACG GAAATCGATGCATTCTGCCATCTACTGCGGAAAAGGATTTCCTGCTATCCCAAGACGTATAAAAATACACATGCGGCAATTGGGGATTGCGTATTGTCGGATAGAATCAGGCGACAGCACCGGGCTTTTATTAAGGATCCTGCCAAATATCCAGTCGACGAATTCAAAGACTATTATATGGGCGCACCACATAGATATATGCCAGAGTGGTCAACAATTGACGACGTCTACATGCCAGTGAACATTAACCAGAAACActggattttgtgtgtagcacgtCTTCAAAAGTACCGCATTGACGTGTACGACTGTGATGCCTATCTTTATAAGAATCTGGATCCTTATTTGAAACCCTTCTGCGACATGATTCCATTTATATTCGCCAAAACAATCACTCCCGGTGAGAGGGTAAGGTATCCTAATTTCAACTTCGAAGGCCCCCTCCAACCAATGACTTACAAACGGTTTCCACACCCCAAAGTGAAAACCGCTGCTGCTAAGGTTGGTGAAGTCCCACGGGCAACAGAGAGCGGGGACTGTGGGGTCTTCACGCTAATGTACATGGAACACTTGACCGCTAATCAACCTGTGCATAATGTGACCTCAGAAAATATGGGATTTTTAGGCAGAAGATGGCGGTCCGGTTATTCCATCAGATTATGGaaccttaaacattattttgtgtaa